A region from the Paludicola sp. MB14-C6 genome encodes:
- a CDS encoding AAA family ATPase, which produces MILKSFRVTEFRSVHDSGWVDAEQITALIGTNESGKTNILLPLWKLNPADEGEIDLKADLPRDRYHTYRSATHKPIFIYAKYSLLQNEQKDLAKISRYNEEELCEVIVSKDFDGNLYCEFPFAVDRRSSEIDKGKEILEACKVTLEAAKETSGKAESDRREKALDIIQSTLTILNNTDIATASLVAAYAELDKFEEDVKSSIACVVMSDAIQKFSAIASESKKPSLAETKDVVAYVYIHMPKYVYYSNYGNLDSQIYLPQVLQNIGKIDLGVKEAAKARTLKTLFKFVQLDPREITNLGTEDNGNLSQEQIAIISDKKKEREILLASASSGFTKSFNEWWKQGNYTFEFQADGNFFRIWVSDSVRPERIELESRSTGLQWFFSFYLVFLVESELHHQNAILLLDEPGVTLHPLAQKDLFMFFENLAINNQMLYTTHSPFMVDSNHLERVRSVYIDEGGKTVVSPDLRATERLRGKNQPQSIYPAHAALGLSVSDTLLINCNPILVEGESDQIYLSALKNLLISKGKISPLKEIVFIPTGGVKGVKATSAILSGVSEIKPPVLLDGDKPGVKMATELKSDFYAADLDKIISVSDYTALPNGEIEDLFPKSKIASIIARFLPRPEEVDEEFDDVVTDDTPVCDQIETFAQTHGISLDKGWKVRLATMVKKEVLKGTNRVISEDDAEFNKIISLFEKMC; this is translated from the coding sequence ATGATCTTAAAAAGTTTTCGTGTTACTGAATTTAGGTCTGTGCATGATAGTGGTTGGGTTGATGCCGAGCAAATTACTGCTTTGATTGGCACCAACGAATCAGGGAAAACGAACATTTTACTTCCGTTATGGAAATTAAATCCTGCAGATGAGGGCGAAATTGATTTAAAAGCAGATTTACCAAGGGATAGATATCATACATATCGATCTGCCACTCATAAGCCAATATTTATTTACGCAAAATATTCTCTTTTGCAAAATGAGCAGAAAGATCTTGCAAAAATTTCAAGATATAATGAGGAAGAACTTTGTGAAGTTATTGTTTCAAAAGACTTTGATGGGAATCTGTATTGTGAATTTCCATTTGCAGTAGATCGTAGATCATCAGAAATTGATAAAGGAAAAGAAATATTAGAGGCATGCAAAGTCACCTTGGAAGCAGCCAAGGAGACATCTGGTAAAGCCGAAAGTGATAGGAGAGAAAAGGCTCTTGACATTATTCAGTCGACATTAACAATTCTCAATAACACAGATATTGCAACTGCTTCGTTAGTAGCTGCTTATGCTGAATTGGATAAGTTTGAAGAAGATGTCAAGTCTTCTATAGCATGTGTAGTTATGTCTGATGCGATTCAAAAGTTTAGTGCAATTGCATCTGAAAGTAAAAAGCCATCGCTAGCTGAAACAAAAGATGTTGTTGCATATGTATATATACATATGCCTAAGTATGTGTATTATTCCAATTACGGAAATCTTGACTCTCAAATATACCTCCCTCAAGTATTACAGAATATAGGAAAAATTGATTTGGGGGTTAAAGAGGCTGCTAAGGCGCGTACATTAAAGACTCTATTTAAGTTCGTTCAGCTTGATCCAAGAGAAATAACAAACCTAGGAACAGAGGATAATGGTAATCTTTCACAAGAACAGATTGCAATTATTTCGGATAAGAAAAAAGAACGTGAAATTCTTTTGGCATCAGCCTCTTCAGGTTTTACTAAATCCTTTAACGAATGGTGGAAACAAGGAAATTATACATTTGAGTTTCAGGCTGACGGAAATTTCTTTAGAATTTGGGTTTCTGATTCAGTAAGGCCAGAACGTATTGAACTTGAATCAAGGAGTACGGGCCTACAGTGGTTTTTTAGCTTTTATCTGGTTTTCTTGGTGGAAAGTGAACTTCATCATCAAAATGCGATACTACTCTTGGATGAACCTGGCGTTACCCTCCATCCATTAGCTCAAAAGGACTTATTTATGTTTTTTGAAAATCTTGCTATCAATAATCAAATGTTGTACACTACACATTCTCCCTTTATGGTTGATTCGAATCATCTTGAGCGCGTGAGATCTGTATATATTGATGAAGGTGGAAAAACAGTCGTAAGTCCAGATTTGAGAGCAACGGAACGATTGAGAGGAAAAAATCAGCCACAATCAATATATCCAGCCCATGCAGCGCTGGGCCTGTCAGTATCAGATACGCTTCTTATAAATTGTAATCCCATCTTAGTGGAGGGAGAGTCAGACCAAATCTATCTGTCCGCACTTAAAAATTTATTAATTTCGAAAGGAAAGATTTCGCCCCTGAAAGAAATAGTGTTTATTCCAACGGGCGGTGTTAAGGGTGTTAAAGCGACGTCTGCAATACTGTCTGGAGTCAGTGAAATTAAACCACCAGTGCTATTAGATGGTGACAAGCCAGGAGTGAAAATGGCCACAGAACTAAAGTCAGACTTTTACGCCGCTGATTTGGACAAAATTATATCAGTTTCAGATTATACTGCTTTACCGAACGGGGAAATAGAAGATCTTTTCCCTAAATCAAAAATTGCGAGTATAATTGCAAGATTTCTACCACGGCCAGAAGAAGTTGACGAAGAGTTTGATGATGTAGTGACCGATGATACGCCAGTCTGCGATCAAATTGAAACGTTTGCTCAAACTCATGGTATATCGCTTGATAAAGGGTGGAAGGTTCGCCTTGCCACAATGGTTAAAAAGGAGGTCCTCAAAGGTACAAATAGAGTGATAAGTGAAGATGATGCTGAATTTAATAAAATCATCAGTCTATTCGAAAAAATGTGCTGA